A single window of Nicotiana sylvestris chromosome 5, ASM39365v2, whole genome shotgun sequence DNA harbors:
- the LOC138869527 gene encoding uncharacterized protein, with the protein MNRLSQECSYLKTENGLLRRAVGNDEAQRGADRTKVRIPEPKEFNSARSAKKLENFLWDMEQYFHAAKVQDEDKVPITTMYLVDNAKLWWRTRVADDVSASRPKIDSWEGLKKELKDQFFPSNAGWIARDRLKKLKQTVTVRDYVKDFSSLMLDISNMSEEDKLHNFLYGLQSWAQMELRRQNVKDLPSTIVVADSLGDFQLGQDGSDFSTTSKSKNGNKDKVKEWRKNGNDKVNDVEGNGNEKGKQCAGPSTNKGQNSKFDGYFICKGPHMERGCPRIERLSALFAEEKSEDEPNEEEHEQATTYLMPMVVLKNAEAASSRTMNSSGGGGLLAP; encoded by the coding sequence ATGAACAGGCTGAGCCAGGAGTGCTCATATCTGAAAACGGAAAATGGGCTGCTACGTCGTGCTGTTGGCAATGATGAAGCACAACGTGGGGCAGATCGTACCAAGGTCAGAATTCCGGAGCCTAAAGAGTTTAATAGCGCAAGAAGTGCCAAGAAACTCGAAAACTTCCTGTGGGATATGGAACAGTACTTCCATGCTGCCAAAGTGCAAGATGAAGACAAGGTCCCTATTACGACTATGTACTTGGTGGACAATGCAAAGCTGTGGTGGCGTACGCGCGTGGCAGATGATGTAAGTGCTAGTAGGCCGAAGATTGACTCTTGGGAAGGGCTGaagaaagagttgaaggatcaattctTTCCTAGCAATGCGGGCTGGATTGCTAGAGATCGTTTGAAGAAGTTGAAACAAACTGTAACGGTCAGAGATTATGTTAAAGATTTCAGTTCTTTGATGCTGGATATAAGCAACATGTCTGAGGAAGACAAGCTACATAATTTCCTTTACGGGTTGCAGTCGTGGGCTCAAATGGAACTACGAAGGCAGAATGTGAAAGACCTTCCTAGTACCATTGTTGTTGCGGATTCGTTGGGTGATTTCCAGTTGGGACAAGATGGTTCTGATTTCTCTACTACTTCAAAGTCCAAAAACGGTAACAAGGACAAGGTAAAAGAGTGGAGGAAAAACGGAAACGACAAGGTTAATGATGTTGAGGGCAATGGCAATGAGAAGGGAAAGCAATGTGCTGGACCTTCGACAAACAAGGGACAAAACAGCAAGTTCGATGGCTATTTTATTTGCAAAGGACCACACATGGAAAGGGGTTGTCCAAGAATTGAACGACTTTCAGCGTTGTTTGCTGAAGAAAAGAGTGAAGATGAGCCAAACGAGGAAGAACATGAGCAAGCAACAACATATTTAATGCCTATGGTGGTGCTGAAAAATGCGGAAGCTGCTTCGTCGAGGACGATGAATTCTTCTGGTGGGGGTGGTTTGTTAGCCCCTTGA